The Starkeya sp. ORNL1 DNA window GCCTGGGCAAGGGCTTGCTGCGCGGCCTCGAACGCCGCCTTGGCCTGCTCCGCATTGCCGGCATAGATCTGCTGCTCCTCCGGCGTCGTGGCGATCGAGGACAGGTTCTGGCGCCGCTGTGACTGGGCCTGTTTCACCTGGAGGTCCGCGGCCCTCAGGTCGAGATTGGCCTTCGCGGTTTGCACGGCGACCTGGAAGTCGAAGGGATCGATGACATAGAGCACATCGCCCTTATGGACGAACTGGTTGTCCGAGACCTTCAGGTCGACGATCTGCCCCGAGATCTGCGGCGCGACGTTCGCGACCTGGACGCGCACGCTGCCGTTCCGGGTCCAGGGCGACATCACATAATACTGCCAGGTGAGGAGCGCGCTGACGATTGCGATGAGCGCGACGGCAAGGGTAGCGAGCCGCTTGCCGACTGCGCCGGCCAGCCGCCTGAACCCTCCCCCGCGCCCGGCGCGGGAAGGCCCTGCTGGTGCGTTGGCGTCCTCATGCGGAACATCCCCTTTAGGGCCTTCCGGCACACCGGTCTTGGGGACCAGCAGAAGCTCCGGCCGATCGGGGAGCGGCTGGGCCTGGTCGACGGATTGCGAGGCGGTCATTTCCAACTCCCTAGGAATAGAGGGTGATCAAGCCGAAGATCGTCACGTACAGGCCAAGCTCAGCGACTGTCGGATGGCTGAACATCCGCGATATGCCCGCCGCATGAAGCAGAGGTCGAAGCAGAAAAATGATCAGAAGCGCGGCGACTGCGTAGGAAACGATCGGAGCGACAAGAACGCCGCCGATCACCAGCTCGTGGAACATCGGCATCACGTCATCTCCCGATTGAAGATTGCAGACGGCGAGGCAGCGATGGCGCGGCTTGCCAAGGTCAGGCGCGCGCATAGCTCGGTCGCCTTGGGATCGCCGGCGAGCGCGGCCGGATAGAGGCTCCGGGCTACGTCCAGCAGGCCGGTGGCGTCCCGGCGCGTGAGCGCCTTGCGCCCGGCATCGCCGACTGCTGCAGCAGCGTACGCGGACGGCCCGTCCAGCGCCGCGGCACAGGCACGCACTGCCACCGTATGGTCGAAGCAGGCCATGGCCTCGTCGAGACACTGCATCTTTGCCGGGACCGCAGCTCCGGCCGCCACGATCTGGCCGATCCGGCCGGCGTCGCGGAACGTCGCCTCTTCGGGCGCAAGGGTGCGCTGGGTAAAAGGCTCGGGCGCTGTTGCCTGGTGTCGTGCGCCCGCCAGCAGCCGCCGCAGCCGGTCTTCACCGGACAGTGGGGGCACCAGGATCTGGATCGCGAACAGCAGCAGGGTCGCGAGGCAGAGAAAAAGCACCGTGAAGACAAATGTTTGCGGATTGTAGCTCTGCGGGTTGGTCGGCGCGAGGATCGCCACGCCGAAGATGAGGAAGAGCCGCCCCATCCCGGCAACGGCCGGCTTGGTTGCCGTCATGAGCAGCGCCGGGCCGATCACGGCCGGCGCCAGGGCGATGGCCAGCAGCGGGAAGGCATCGGCGCCGTCGAGGATGACAAACTCCAGGACGCCGGCGATCAGGCAGGCGAACGGTACGGCGATGACGGCCAGCGTCGTGAAGGCGCGCGCATCGGGGGCCGTCGCGCCGAGGCCGATGAGTATCGCCACAAGCGAGAGCGAGATCTCCGTCGTCGGCCAGCCTGTAACCATGAAGAATACCGCCGCAAGGGCGAAGCAGAGACCGGCCCGCACGCCGTTCTCGACCGCGACGCGATAGGACCGGTAAAGCGGAGCCTTCCATGGCCTCGAGGGGAATCTGCCATCACGCAGTCGCCCGAGATCGTCGCGCACCTGCCTGCTGCGCTCGACCAGCGTTCCGGCCAACCAGGCGAAGCTCAGCGCGATCAAGCCGCTGTCGGGGTCATCGCCTCGCGAGACCGGCGGCAAGGCGGCGGCGCTCTCGCCATCGAGGCTGGAGGCGATCTGCCCGGCGAGCGGCGCAGTTGCTGCGACCGGCAGCGCTTCCAGCTCGCGGGCGACGGAAACGACGCCAACCAGGTCCACCAATGCGTTTCGCGCAGCCGCACTTCGGGCGGGGCCGCTGCTCGATTCCGCGCTCAGGGCGCTTACTTCGGACCGCAGGCTGGTGATCGCGCGCAGGAGCCCGGCCGATGTCGCGGGCGGCACCGTCTCGCCGCGAAGCACACTTTGCGCATAGGCGATGGCACGCCGATGCAGGCCCGCGAGATCGCTCGCTATTTTCGGATGATAATCGGGCGCCGCCAACAGATCATTGACGAGCGTTACTGCAAGGATACCGACGGCAATGGCGGCACCGCGGGCAAGGCCGGCCTCGAATATGTCCTGCGGGCTGTCGATCTTTTGAATCGCGATCAGCGAAATGGTGATGACACCCAGCGCCGCCGCGTAGGCGCGATTGCCGTCGAGCAGCCCGGCCGCGAAGACGCAGAGGCCGATCCATGCCGCAAGCACCGCGAGCAGCAGTCCATCCGTCTGGCTGAAGGCTCCGAAGATCGCGATCGAAGCCGTCACGCCGATGACGGTCGCGGCAACCCGAACACCCGCCTTTTCGAGACCCTGGCCGCGCGTGGGCAGCGCCAGTATGGCGACCGTCAGGGCGGCACTGGTGGGCGCCTCCAGCTCGAGCCAGAAGCTGATGTACAGCGCCGCGACAAGCGCAAGCCAGATCCTTACCGCGAACGCCCACGACGCGGTGGGCAGTCCGGCAAAGACGGTGCGGTCCTGAACAAGCCCGGCCATGGTGCCTCGCGGTGAACAATGTTTGCGAGCGCACCGATTACCCTAGGAAAGTCGTCGCGTTTTTCTCGGAGGGACGCATTCGTCGGATTCGCACGGTGATGAGCGTTGCGCGTGGTGCCTGTATCGACGGCTCGTCGATGGCAGCATGACCGACCCAACGTGCTCAGGGTGGCCTGCATTGCCTCGTGCCTTTATCCTTGAACCGGACTTCAGGGCACGCTCAAAGGACTTTCCGCGCCTAGCGGATTCACAACTTGATCCTGTACGCAGGTTGCCATGCAAAACACAGCCATATCGCGGGCGGCGGACAGGGGGAGTGGACCGGTTCGATGATCTCCGCCTCTGCCTCGAAGCTCTCCACTACCGACCTCAACACCCTCATGCAGGCACTTGAGATCGACGTCGTGGCGTTGACGGAAATCCTCGTTCCGCACGGCCACCGGGTCGAGATGGGAACGATCGATGCGCCCGCGATCCACTACAACCTCAAGGGTTCCGGGCGGATATCGATCAATCGCGGCCCGAACATGCAGTTGACGCCTCACCTGCTCATCATCGTTCCCCCGAATACGCCCTTTTCGATCGAGGTCGACGGCGCCGACGGCGCTACCCGCCTGATCAGCCGCGATTGTTGGAAGCGCAACGAAGAAGGTCTCTTGCGTATCGCCGTTCCGAACGAAATGCCCGAGGTCGTACAGATTTGCGGCTTCTTCAACGCGTCCTTCGGTCAGTCGGTTGGTCTGTTTCGCGACCTGCGCGAACCGGTCATCGAGCAATTCGAACCGTCGGACAAGATTGATGGCAAGCTCCGCGAGGTCATGAATGAGCTCCTGTCTCAAGAGGTCGGCGTGGGAGCGATGACGGCCTCACTTCTGAAACAGGTCATCATTGCATTGGCGCGGCGCTCGCTGAAATCTTCGCAGAGCTGGACCGACCGCTTCTCCATCCTTGCCGACCGCCAGATCACGCGCGCGTTCGCCGACATGGTCGCCCGCCCCGGCGCTGCACACACGATCCAGAGTCTGGCCTGCAGCGCAAGCTTGAGCCGTTCGGCCTTCATGGCCCGCTTTTCCGAAATCTTTGGCCGGTCTCCCATGGCCGTCCTTCGCGACCTCAGGATGCGGCAGGCCGCGCTTGAGCTAACGACGACGACGACGCCCGTCGATGTTGTAGCTCATAACGCGGGATATGAGAGCCGCTCAAGCTTCGTGCGGGCATTCCGCAAAGCCTACGACATTGATCCTAGCGAGTACCGGCAGAGCTTGAAGAACGCTGAGGCTGACAAGGGCGCTTGACCCTGCCCGGCTCTGAATTCCGGAATGCGTGTCCGCTCGTCCAGCGACGCCCAACGCGGGTTTCATCGCGCCGGCACCAGTGGCAACATGGCTTTGGGTATAGCCCCTCTGGGCGCCGCTGATGCCGCATCGCCATCACGCGTGCTCAGTAGTGACAGGAATAGTTCGGACCCGTCGAGTTCCATCTTCCCATTTTCGCTCGTCCGCAAAGGAAATCGGAAGATGACGACCTACCACACACAGGCAGATGGACGATGAAGGCAATCGTTGTGACGGACCAGGCCGCGGGAATGGCCGGGATGAAGCTGGTGGAGCGGCCCGAGCCGCAGGCGGCAATAAACGACGTCGTCGTTCGGGTCTATGCATCGGGATTCGTCGGGACTGAGTTGACGTGGCCCTCGACCTGGACCGATCGCCTCGACCGTAACCGGACACCGTCGATCCCCGGGCATGAGCTGGCCGGAGTGGTCACCGTCCTCGGCTATGGCACGACGGGGCTGTCAGTGGGACAGCGGGTGTTCGGCCTCACGGACTGGACTCGCGACGGTACCCTGGCGGAGTACGCGGCCGTGGAGGCGCGCAACCTCGCGCCGCTGCCGGGCGATGTCGATTTCACGGTGGGCGCGAGCCTGCCGATCTCGGGCCTGACGGCGTGGCAGGGATTGTTCGAGCACGCTCGCCTCCAGGCAGGACAGAGCGTCCTCGCGCACGGCGCGGCCGGCGCGGTCGGGTCGATGGTGACGCAACTCGCACGATTGGCCGGCGCCCACGTCATCGGCACCGGACGCGCCGCTGACCGCCAGAAGGCGCTCGACTTCGGTGCGCAGGAGTTTGTCGACCTCGACAACGACATCCTCGAAGACGTCGGCGCAATCGATCTGGTGTTCGATGTCATCGGCGGCGACATCGGGAAGCGGTCCGCGCACCTGGTTCGAGCCGGAGGAACACTGGTGTCCGTCGTCGGGCCGAGCGAGGTGCGGCCCGCCGACGGCCTGGCGGTCGACTTCGTTGTCGAGTCCAATCGTGCCCAACTGAGCGAGATCGTCCAGCGCGTGCGGGACGGGCGGTTGCGCACGAATATCGGCAACATCGCGACACTCGACGATGCCGTCTCCGCCTTCAACCCGACCGAGCGACGCTCGGGGAAGACGATCATCCGCGTCCATCCGTGACCGCCACGCGCCTGTCGATGCGCGCGGCCGGCCGCGTGCTGTCGGGCGCGCCGGAGGCAACCCCGGAAACTGCCCATGGCCCCGGCATGAGATGTCGGACGGGCTCCATCCCTGCAGCATTTCCAGCAACGAGAGCGAAAGCACTCTCGTAGCTCAACCTGTCCATTCATCCGTAGAACTAGCCATGACCAATGGAATGACCATGACCAACGCCGTCATCGAATGTATCCTGAGCCGCAGTGCCGCCAAATACTATGACCCTGCCGCGACCTTGAGCGACGACCAGATCCGCGAGCTGGTGCGAATTGGCACCACAGCGCCGACATCCTTCCACTTGCAGAACTGGCGCTTCATCGCCGTACGCACGCCTGAAGCCAAGGCTCGGCTACGTCCGATCGCCTGGAATCAGCCCGCGATCACCGAAGCGGCGGTTACCTTTATCGTCTGCGGCCAGTTGGTCGATACCAGCGTCATACCGGGGCGCCTGGCACCGCTGGTGGAAGCGGGCATCATGCCGGCCAGGATGGTGCCGGAATGGGAAATCCCCGCACGCGATCTGTATATGGAGTACCCGCAGCGCCAGCGGGACGAGGCCGTACGCACCGGCACCTTCGGCGCGGCGGCGATGATCTATGCGGCCCGCTCGCTAGGCCTGGGTTCGACGCCGATGATCGGTTTCGATGCCGAAGCGGTGCACCGCGAGTTCGCACTGGCCGAGGACGAAGTGCCGGTCATGCTGTTGTCCGTGGGGCCGGAGCGTCCGGGAAACTGGGCGCAGAAGCCACGCCTGCCCGTGGCCGATGTGCTGGAACTGGTGTGATTTTCAGTAAAGCCGGTAAATTGCGGAGACCATGGTGCCAAGAAGTGCAGCTCTGAAGCCGGAACAGGTGCCGGCCGAGTCGAAACCGACTCTCGATACGTTCACCAGGAATATCGGGTTCACCCCCAATATGCTGGCGACCTTCGCGCTAAGCCCGATCGCATTCAACTCGTGGGCCACACTGCGCGGCTCCATGAGCAAGGCGCTCGACGCGAAGACGCGTGACAGCATCGGCCTCGCTGTCTCCGAAGTGAATGAATGCAATTACTGTCTGATGGTGCACAGCTTTACGGCCGAGCATATGGCCAGGCTGCGGGCTGATGAAATCATTCTCGCCCGGAAGGGCCATGCCAGCGACCCGAAGCGCAATGCCGCCGTCCAGTTTGCGCGCGAAGTCATCGAGACCCGCGGCAAGGTCAGTGACGCCGATCTGAAAGCCGTTCGCGACGCCGGCTACACGGATGCGAACATCATGGAGATCGTCACTCTGGTGGCGATGTATTCCTTGACGAACTTTTTCAATAACGTATTCGATCCCGAGAATGACTTCCCCGCCGTTACGCCGGCTGGCTCGATCTGAACTCTGCCCGGTCGCATCAACCCTCTCCGAGTGGGAGGTTTGATGTGATGCGAACGTACCACCGAAGCCCGGACGCACCCAGGAAGGACACTTGGGAACGCGTCTGGGCTTTCGTATCTGCCGACAAGTTCAAGAGGAAGAACAGTGACGGTCGATCATCCGATATTCACGCGCTGGCCGGCGCAGTACCCCGATCGGCTGCAACTCTTTTCCGCCCCGACGCCCAATGGCGTGAAGGTCGGCATCATGCTTGAGGAAACGGGCCTCGCCTACGAGCCGCACCGGATCGACATCATGGCGAACGAAAGCCACGACCCGGCGTTTCTCGCGCTCAACCCCAACGGCAAGATTCCCGCAATCTACGACCCCGACGGGCCGAGCGGCACGCCGCTCGCGCTGTTCGAGTCGGGCGCGATCCTCCTCTATCTTGCCGACAAGACGGGCCAGTTTATCTCGACCGATCCGAACACCCGCTACGAAACGATCCAGTGGGTGATGTGGCAGATGGGCGGTGTCGGCCCGATGTTCGGTCAGGTCGGCTTCTTCAACAAATTCGCCGGCAAGGCCTATGAGGACAAGCGCCCGCGCGACCGCTACGCAACCGAGTCAGCGCGGCTGCTCGGTGTCCTCGACGGGCGGCTCGCGGGCCGCGACTGGGTGATGGGCGCTGACTACAGCGTCGCCGATATTTCGCTGCTCGGCTGGGTGCGCAACCTGATCGGCTTTTACGAAGCGCGCGAGCTCGTCGGTTTCGACCGCTTTCTTCATGTGCAGGCGTGGCTCGATCGCGGTCTCGCACGTCCGCAGGTGCAGCGCGGGCTGCAAGTGACGGCGGCCTGAAGGACGTCTGCTTGAGCCTGAATTGAGGATCTCCGGGCGACCTGCTTCGGGTCAAAAGCCGGCATCGGTGGCTCGCTGCGCATCTCTTGCGGCGTTTCAGGTTTCAAGCGGCAAGACCGCAAGCGTCGCAACCCCTGTCAAATCCTGGGGAGTTCCGCGCATGGCAGTCATCGCCGCCTCATCGGTGAGAAGGCGCCTATTGGCCGGATATTAGTTCGAGACCGATTTCACCTTGCGGACGAGCACGCTGTCGCCGTTCCGGCTGATTTCGAACGCACCTGCCTGGTTCGCCGCCGAGAAAGCCACACTCTGACCCGGTGCAAGAACAGACACGATACGGATCGGCGTTGCCGCGACGCCCTGCGCAAAGGTCGCGACGACGTGGAATCCGTCGCGCTCGACGGTGTAGTAGGCGATACCGGACACGTCGCCGAGGTCGATGCTCATGGCATCAATCGGACGCGGGCCATCGGCGTGGGCGGCCTCTGGAGAGACCAGGGCAAATACTGCGGCAACAACCATGCTGCGGATCAACATAGCGATCTCCTGTGGGTTGCAGTGATTATCCAGCCCCCCGGATCGACAGTGCCTGGAAACCTCCGTTCTTCGTCTCCGATCGTGCAAAGCGTGACTGCCAGGATCGGACTCTAGGCGGCTGGGACCCGAGGTGTCGTGAGACAATCGCGCCCAGACTTCCGGACTAACGCGCACCGCCGGGCGCGCCGCGGCGCCGACACGATCTCGGCGATGTGATTTGCCGTGACGCGGAGTTGAGCGGGACCCATCTCGGGCCGCCCTAGATTCATCGGCGTCTGCCCGTGGCTTCGGCGCAGGCCGTTACAAACCATACGATCAGGCTTGCACGATCATTGCCCGGTGGATTCGATGGTGGACCCGAACGACGATTTTCTCAGCGCTCCAGAATTGGATTACGACGCTTTCCGGGCTGCTCTGCGCGGGGATTGGGGATGGTTTAGCCCAACTCGCGAAGCCACCGGCAAGGTGCGCACGCGGCGCGTCTGCGGATTCGTTGCAACGGATCTCACCTGCAACACTGCCCGCGTTGAGCGGACGGAACTGGACATTCGCCGCGATGACATGGAGTACTATTACGTCACGGTTCAGGCTACGGGTGAATCGACAATCATTCACAACCGCCAGGTCATAAACACGGCCGCTGGCGATTTCGTCCTGCTCGATTCCACAAGACCCGTGACATTCGTCCCGGCGGCCCAACACCGGCACGCGCAATGGCTCAGTTTGCAATTGCCGCGCCAGAACCTGGTGTCGCATCTCGGCTTCGAGCCGCAAGGTGGCGCGTGCGGTCGTCGGCAGGCGCAAGCGGCACGTCTGCTCAGTCAACTCGCTCTCGACCCCGTCAGCAATGCGGAACCCGCGCTCGCATCGGCCGATGAATTCATGCGCCTGGCGGTCTATGATCTCGTCGGCGCGCTGTTTGCACTGCCCGTCCCGCTTGGCTCACACCACACCGACAAGCTGTTCGCGCGTGTCTGCGGCGTCATCAAGGAACGCTTTGCCGATCCGGATATGTCTCCGTGCGAGGTGGCCACGGAGATGGGAATTTCACTGCGCTATTTGCAGAAGCTGTTCACTATCCGCGGCTCGACATGTGGTGACTATATATCCTCGCTCCGTCTGGATCACGCGGCGCATCTGATCGAACGCCGCGCGTCGATGAAGACAGGTCAGCCTCTCAGCGATATTGCCTATGCCTGCGGCTTTCGTGACTACACGTATTTTGCGCGCAGATTCCGCCTGCGTTTCGGCACCAAGCCGGGCGCCGTCGGAGCAGGCGTCACGGGTAGCGACGACGCACGAGCCCGCGCCGACATTGGGTAAAGTCGAAAAGGCCCACGACGAAGCGACGTGACCAGCAGGACAGCGGACCGATGTCAGCTTCTGTCACTCGCTCCGCTCCGATGCCTTCGATGCGGAACAAGCCGCGTGCGTGCGCCCCCACCCCGCTCATTCCGTCGACTCGAAATCCTCCTCCCTGGCATTCAGCATCGCCGCCAGCGTGCGCAGGTCGGTAGGAGCTGATCCATGGTCTCGCATTTGCTCAGCTTGCCGAGACCAGCTTGAGCCCGATGACGCCGGCCAGGATGAGAGCGATGCAGAGCAGCCTCATCGGCGAAGCCGGGTCGCCGAGCATCGCCACTCCCAGGATCGCGGTGCCGGCCGCGCCGATGCCGGTCCACACCGCATAGCCGGTCCCAACCGGGAGCGTGCGGAGCGACAGCGAGAGAAGAACGACACTCGATACTCCGGTGGCCACAGTAAACAACGCAGGAGTCAACCGCGTGAAACCTTCCGACGACTTCATGCTGTAGGCGAATGCGATTTCGAGAATGCCGGCAATGCCGAGCAGTGCCCATGCCATGACCACGGATCCGTTCGTTGATTGCCCGGCGCTACGGCCGGGCGTGGATTGACGAGAGTGCGCGGAGCACGCGCCCAGCGGATTGCTAGGCCTTGGCAATCGCGGCCGGGGTCGAGCGGAACGAAACGCCGAAGCGATTGAAGGCGTTCATCAGGCTGATCGCATAGGTGAGATCGGCGAGTTCCTTGTCGCAGAACTCGGCCGCGGCGGCCTCATAATCGGCATCGGGAACGCCTGTTTCGGATACCCGTGTCACGGTCTCCGCCCAGGCGAGGGCGACGCGTTCGCGAGCGCTGAACATGGCACCCGCATCGCGCCACACCGGCACAAGCACGAGCTTTTCTGCCGTCAGACCGGATTTGAGCAGGTCGCGCGAATGCATGTCGATGCAGAACGCACAGCCATTGATCTGCGACACCCGCAGATACACGAGATCGACAAGCTCCTTCGGCAGGCCACTTCTCTGAACGGCGACATACACGCCGCCGAATGCCTTGTAGCCTTCAGGAGATGCCTTCGCGTAGTCGATACGACTGGTCATGACGAGTCCTAATGTTTCCATCTGAGGACCCGATCGTGTCGTATCATGGCTCACCTCGGAAGGTCCAAGATGCACCATCCGTGCTAGGCCATGATGACCCGGGACGCGCGGCCGCCGTCACATCAGCTTCAGCATGCGCTTGCCGAGCTTCTCGGCGGTGCCTTGGGAATCGACATTGGTGAAATTGACCAGCAAGGCGGAAGCCCCCTCGCCTTCCGTGGTCCAGTCCGTCAACGCTTCCGCGTAAAGGCCCGCTTCGCGCATGCGCGCCACCAGCCGGCGATCCGACTGTTTGCCCTGCAGCCGCAGGATCAGATGCATCCCGCCCGGCTGGGCATCGATGCGCACATGCTGCTTCAGCACGCTCTCCAGGCCCGCTGCCGTCGCGTCCCGACGCTCGCCATAGAGCTTGCGCATCCGCTGGATATGACGCGCAAAGTGCCCCTCCCTTATGAAGGCGGTGACAATGGCCTGCGTAAGCTCGGGGCTGCCGCCGGCAAAGGTATCGCCGACCTCTTCGAACCGCTCGACCTGCGCTTCCGGGACGACGAGATAAGCAAGCCGCAGGCCTGGAAACAGCACCTTGCTGAAGGTGCCCGCATAGAGCACACGGCCCTCGCGATCGAGGCTCTTCAACGCAGGCAGGGGACGGCTGACATAGCGGTACTCGCCGTCATAATCGTCCTCGATGATCCACGCATTGTTGCGCGCGGCCCAGTCCAGCAG harbors:
- a CDS encoding DUF1656 domain-containing protein codes for the protein MPMFHELVIGGVLVAPIVSYAVAALLIIFLLRPLLHAAGISRMFSHPTVAELGLYVTIFGLITLYS
- a CDS encoding FUSC family protein, whose amino-acid sequence is MAGLVQDRTVFAGLPTASWAFAVRIWLALVAALYISFWLELEAPTSAALTVAILALPTRGQGLEKAGVRVAATVIGVTASIAIFGAFSQTDGLLLAVLAAWIGLCVFAAGLLDGNRAYAAALGVITISLIAIQKIDSPQDIFEAGLARGAAIAVGILAVTLVNDLLAAPDYHPKIASDLAGLHRRAIAYAQSVLRGETVPPATSAGLLRAITSLRSEVSALSAESSSGPARSAAARNALVDLVGVVSVARELEALPVAATAPLAGQIASSLDGESAAALPPVSRGDDPDSGLIALSFAWLAGTLVERSRQVRDDLGRLRDGRFPSRPWKAPLYRSYRVAVENGVRAGLCFALAAVFFMVTGWPTTEISLSLVAILIGLGATAPDARAFTTLAVIAVPFACLIAGVLEFVILDGADAFPLLAIALAPAVIGPALLMTATKPAVAGMGRLFLIFGVAILAPTNPQSYNPQTFVFTVLFLCLATLLLFAIQILVPPLSGEDRLRRLLAGARHQATAPEPFTQRTLAPEEATFRDAGRIGQIVAAGAAVPAKMQCLDEAMACFDHTVAVRACAAALDGPSAYAAAAVGDAGRKALTRRDATGLLDVARSLYPAALAGDPKATELCARLTLASRAIAASPSAIFNREMT
- a CDS encoding helix-turn-helix transcriptional regulator; its protein translation is MILYAGCHAKHSHIAGGGQGEWTGSMISASASKLSTTDLNTLMQALEIDVVALTEILVPHGHRVEMGTIDAPAIHYNLKGSGRISINRGPNMQLTPHLLIIVPPNTPFSIEVDGADGATRLISRDCWKRNEEGLLRIAVPNEMPEVVQICGFFNASFGQSVGLFRDLREPVIEQFEPSDKIDGKLREVMNELLSQEVGVGAMTASLLKQVIIALARRSLKSSQSWTDRFSILADRQITRAFADMVARPGAAHTIQSLACSASLSRSAFMARFSEIFGRSPMAVLRDLRMRQAALELTTTTTPVDVVAHNAGYESRSSFVRAFRKAYDIDPSEYRQSLKNAEADKGA
- a CDS encoding NADP-dependent oxidoreductase, producing the protein MKAIVVTDQAAGMAGMKLVERPEPQAAINDVVVRVYASGFVGTELTWPSTWTDRLDRNRTPSIPGHELAGVVTVLGYGTTGLSVGQRVFGLTDWTRDGTLAEYAAVEARNLAPLPGDVDFTVGASLPISGLTAWQGLFEHARLQAGQSVLAHGAAGAVGSMVTQLARLAGAHVIGTGRAADRQKALDFGAQEFVDLDNDILEDVGAIDLVFDVIGGDIGKRSAHLVRAGGTLVSVVGPSEVRPADGLAVDFVVESNRAQLSEIVQRVRDGRLRTNIGNIATLDDAVSAFNPTERRSGKTIIRVHP
- a CDS encoding nitroreductase family protein, which gives rise to MTNAVIECILSRSAAKYYDPAATLSDDQIRELVRIGTTAPTSFHLQNWRFIAVRTPEAKARLRPIAWNQPAITEAAVTFIVCGQLVDTSVIPGRLAPLVEAGIMPARMVPEWEIPARDLYMEYPQRQRDEAVRTGTFGAAAMIYAARSLGLGSTPMIGFDAEAVHREFALAEDEVPVMLLSVGPERPGNWAQKPRLPVADVLELV
- a CDS encoding carboxymuconolactone decarboxylase family protein, which encodes MPRSAALKPEQVPAESKPTLDTFTRNIGFTPNMLATFALSPIAFNSWATLRGSMSKALDAKTRDSIGLAVSEVNECNYCLMVHSFTAEHMARLRADEIILARKGHASDPKRNAAVQFAREVIETRGKVSDADLKAVRDAGYTDANIMEIVTLVAMYSLTNFFNNVFDPENDFPAVTPAGSI
- a CDS encoding glutathione S-transferase N-terminal domain-containing protein gives rise to the protein MTVDHPIFTRWPAQYPDRLQLFSAPTPNGVKVGIMLEETGLAYEPHRIDIMANESHDPAFLALNPNGKIPAIYDPDGPSGTPLALFESGAILLYLADKTGQFISTDPNTRYETIQWVMWQMGGVGPMFGQVGFFNKFAGKAYEDKRPRDRYATESARLLGVLDGRLAGRDWVMGADYSVADISLLGWVRNLIGFYEARELVGFDRFLHVQAWLDRGLARPQVQRGLQVTAA
- a CDS encoding helix-turn-helix domain-containing protein, with translation MVDPNDDFLSAPELDYDAFRAALRGDWGWFSPTREATGKVRTRRVCGFVATDLTCNTARVERTELDIRRDDMEYYYVTVQATGESTIIHNRQVINTAAGDFVLLDSTRPVTFVPAAQHRHAQWLSLQLPRQNLVSHLGFEPQGGACGRRQAQAARLLSQLALDPVSNAEPALASADEFMRLAVYDLVGALFALPVPLGSHHTDKLFARVCGVIKERFADPDMSPCEVATEMGISLRYLQKLFTIRGSTCGDYISSLRLDHAAHLIERRASMKTGQPLSDIAYACGFRDYTYFARRFRLRFGTKPGAVGAGVTGSDDARARADIG
- a CDS encoding multidrug efflux SMR transporter: MAWALLGIAGILEIAFAYSMKSSEGFTRLTPALFTVATGVSSVVLLSLSLRTLPVGTGYAVWTGIGAAGTAILGVAMLGDPASPMRLLCIALILAGVIGLKLVSAS
- a CDS encoding carboxymuconolactone decarboxylase family protein, whose protein sequence is MTSRIDYAKASPEGYKAFGGVYVAVQRSGLPKELVDLVYLRVSQINGCAFCIDMHSRDLLKSGLTAEKLVLVPVWRDAGAMFSARERVALAWAETVTRVSETGVPDADYEAAAAEFCDKELADLTYAISLMNAFNRFGVSFRSTPAAIAKA